Proteins co-encoded in one Pyxidicoccus xibeiensis genomic window:
- a CDS encoding macro domain-containing protein — protein MPVTFTEGDLLDQPVEAIVNAWNRNIIPWWLLLPQGVSGAIKRRAGLAPFQALAKVGPMPLGSAVVTAAGRLPFKAIIHVAGINLLWRASERSIQDSVRNALARARELQLTSLAFPLIGTGSGGFDEERSLQLMSQVLDAEAGTLDVRVVRYRPS, from the coding sequence ATGCCCGTCACATTCACCGAAGGAGACCTGCTCGACCAGCCGGTGGAGGCCATCGTCAACGCGTGGAACCGGAACATCATCCCCTGGTGGCTGCTGCTCCCGCAGGGCGTCTCCGGAGCCATCAAGCGCCGCGCGGGCCTGGCGCCCTTCCAGGCGCTCGCGAAGGTGGGGCCCATGCCGCTCGGCTCGGCGGTGGTGACGGCCGCGGGACGGCTCCCGTTCAAGGCCATCATCCACGTGGCCGGCATCAACCTGCTCTGGCGCGCGTCCGAGCGCTCCATCCAGGACTCCGTCCGCAACGCCCTCGCAAGAGCGCGCGAGCTGCAGCTCACCTCCCTCGCCTTCCCCCTTATCGGCACCGGCTCCGGTGGCTTCGACGAGGAGCGCTCCCTCCAGCTCATGTCCCAGGTGCTGGACGCGGAAGCCGGGACGCTCGACGTGCGCGTCGTCCGCTACCGGCCCTCCTGA
- a CDS encoding nucleotidyltransferase, which translates to MQQTPELLRLLLDAGVEFVLIGGVAAIAHGSATFTQDCDIAAPFTEANFSRLLEALAPYHPRYALAGPKRPVTESAGELATYRNLYLLTDLGRLDILSEVQALGPYKDWADRAISLELYGRQCRIISLDDLITVKRHLGRDKDRLVERELLALRARKSPNDP; encoded by the coding sequence ATGCAACAAACCCCTGAGCTCCTTCGCCTGCTGCTCGACGCTGGCGTGGAGTTTGTCCTCATCGGAGGGGTTGCCGCCATTGCTCATGGCTCGGCGACCTTCACCCAGGACTGCGACATCGCAGCGCCCTTTACCGAGGCCAACTTCTCACGCCTGCTCGAAGCGCTCGCTCCCTACCATCCGCGGTATGCACTCGCGGGGCCCAAGCGGCCAGTGACGGAATCAGCGGGCGAGCTCGCCACGTATCGAAACCTCTACCTGCTCACCGACCTTGGCCGGCTCGATATCCTCTCCGAGGTGCAGGCGCTGGGCCCCTACAAAGACTGGGCCGACAGGGCAATCTCCCTGGAGCTCTATGGGCGCCAGTGCCGAATCATCAGCCTGGATGACCTCATCACCGTCAAACGCCACCTGGGTCGCGACAAGGATCGTCTCGTGGAACGTGAGCTGCTTGCGCTTCGCGCCCGGAAGTCTCCAAACGACCCCTGA
- a CDS encoding amidohydrolase family protein: MKRLTSVLCAALLVPAALLAAQPSTTPPSARQDQPPAPDKKDQAAKDAARAAEVDAGTPATPTADAAKDAAKEGKDKDAWKVDAPGFPATQVSIDVTEGTWMNVDVSPTNDELVFDLLGDIYVLPLGGGEAKALTSGVAWDMQPRFSPDGKSIAFTSDRGGGDNIWVMKRDGTDAQAVTQEKFRLLNSPAWSPDGNFIVARKHFTARRSLGAGEVWMYHRSGGEGLQLTERANEQKDLGEPAFSPDGRYVYFSQDITPGKTFEYNKDPNGEIYAIQRLDLETREIDPFVTGPGGSIRPTPSRDGKQLAFIRRVRTKSVLYVADVASGAERPLYDGLDRDMQETWAIHGVYPTMAWTRDHKALVLWAGGKLRRVDVASRKVTEIPFHVKGTRTLFQAVRTPQAVAPERFATKLLRWVQVAPEGDRVVYQALGKLYVKELPNGTPKRLTKQEDHLEFYPSFSRDGKSIVYTTWDDEKLGTIRVAPATGGEGKVLTTRQGYYVEPALSPDGRWLVYRATGDGYLMPGQWSRETGLFVMPAKGGTPRRLARDGEQPHFGASLDRVFFLHVEQKEKEDVRSLKSIALDGSQERTHLTSAEATELRVSPDGQWVAFRENFNAFITPFPRGAKSATVGPEAKALPVARVSKDAGEYLHWAGRSQSLHWALGPQLFTRELKQAFRFMEGAPEKLPEAPEKGVDLSFQVKTDVPEGTLALVGGRVITMKGDEVIEQGVVVVRGNRIVAVGPVGKVQVPAGAKVVDVKGKTLMPGLIDVHWHGSMGVDGLMPEQSWVHAASLAFGVTTLHDPSNSSAHIFAASELGKAGGLLAPRIFSTGTILYGAAGAGYRTPIETLDDARSHLRRMKALGAFSVKSYNQPRRDQRQKVLQAARELDMLVVPEGGSLLQHNLTMVVDGHTGVEHSIPVARIYADVRQLWSKSGTGYTPTLGVAYGGLMGENYWYQKTKVWEDERLLSFVPRRVVDARSRRPPQSAPDDEFNHIDVARVARELNDAGVSVQLGAHGQREGLAAHWELWMFGQGGMKPLQALRAGTLSGARYLGLDGEVGSMEEGKLADLIVLDRNPLEDLKNSRTVRYTMVNGRLYDAATLNEVGTRQRQRAKFFFEKDGNEGWSPKATANSHTHSCD, from the coding sequence GTGAAACGACTGACCTCCGTCCTGTGCGCCGCGCTGCTCGTGCCCGCCGCGCTGCTGGCCGCGCAACCCTCCACGACGCCTCCCTCCGCCAGGCAGGACCAACCCCCCGCGCCGGACAAGAAGGACCAGGCCGCGAAGGACGCCGCCCGCGCCGCCGAGGTGGACGCCGGCACCCCTGCCACCCCGACTGCCGACGCCGCCAAGGACGCGGCGAAGGAGGGCAAGGACAAGGACGCGTGGAAGGTGGACGCGCCCGGGTTCCCCGCCACCCAGGTGAGCATCGACGTCACCGAGGGCACGTGGATGAACGTGGACGTGAGCCCGACGAACGACGAGCTCGTCTTCGACCTGCTGGGCGACATCTACGTGCTGCCCCTGGGCGGCGGCGAGGCGAAGGCGCTGACGTCCGGCGTCGCGTGGGACATGCAGCCGCGCTTCAGCCCGGACGGGAAGTCCATCGCCTTCACGAGCGACCGCGGCGGTGGCGACAACATCTGGGTGATGAAGCGGGACGGCACGGACGCGCAGGCGGTGACGCAGGAGAAGTTCCGCCTGCTCAACAGCCCGGCGTGGAGCCCGGACGGCAACTTCATCGTCGCGCGCAAGCACTTCACGGCGCGCCGCTCGCTGGGCGCGGGCGAGGTGTGGATGTACCACCGCTCCGGCGGCGAGGGCCTGCAGCTCACCGAGCGCGCCAACGAGCAGAAGGACCTGGGCGAGCCCGCGTTCTCTCCGGACGGCCGCTACGTCTACTTCAGCCAGGACATCACGCCGGGCAAGACGTTCGAGTACAACAAGGACCCCAACGGGGAAATCTACGCCATCCAGCGGCTCGACTTGGAGACGCGGGAAATCGACCCGTTCGTCACCGGGCCGGGGGGCTCCATCCGCCCCACGCCGTCGCGGGACGGGAAGCAGCTCGCGTTCATCCGCCGCGTGCGTACGAAGAGCGTCCTCTACGTCGCGGACGTGGCGTCCGGTGCGGAGCGCCCGCTGTACGACGGGCTCGACCGCGACATGCAGGAGACGTGGGCCATCCACGGCGTGTACCCGACGATGGCGTGGACGAGAGACCACAAGGCGCTGGTCCTCTGGGCGGGCGGCAAGCTGCGCCGCGTGGACGTGGCGTCGCGGAAGGTGACGGAGATTCCCTTCCACGTGAAGGGCACGCGCACGCTGTTCCAGGCGGTGCGCACGCCGCAGGCGGTGGCGCCCGAGCGCTTCGCGACGAAGCTGCTGCGCTGGGTGCAGGTGGCTCCGGAAGGCGACCGCGTGGTGTACCAGGCGCTGGGCAAGCTGTACGTGAAGGAGCTGCCGAACGGCACGCCGAAGCGGCTGACGAAGCAGGAGGACCACCTGGAGTTCTACCCGTCGTTCTCGCGCGACGGGAAGTCCATCGTCTACACGACGTGGGACGACGAGAAGCTGGGCACCATCCGCGTGGCGCCGGCGACGGGCGGCGAGGGCAAGGTGCTGACGACGCGGCAGGGCTACTACGTGGAGCCGGCGCTCAGCCCGGATGGGCGCTGGCTGGTGTACCGCGCGACGGGTGACGGCTACCTGATGCCGGGACAGTGGAGCCGGGAGACGGGCCTGTTCGTGATGCCTGCCAAGGGCGGCACGCCGCGGCGGCTGGCGAGGGACGGCGAGCAGCCGCACTTCGGCGCGAGCCTGGACCGCGTGTTCTTCCTGCACGTGGAGCAGAAGGAGAAGGAGGACGTGCGCTCCTTGAAGAGCATCGCCCTGGACGGCAGCCAGGAGCGCACGCACCTGACGAGCGCGGAGGCGACGGAGCTGCGCGTGTCGCCGGACGGGCAGTGGGTGGCGTTCCGGGAGAACTTCAACGCGTTCATCACGCCGTTCCCCCGGGGCGCGAAGTCGGCGACGGTGGGGCCGGAGGCGAAGGCGCTGCCGGTGGCGCGGGTGTCGAAGGACGCGGGCGAGTACCTGCACTGGGCGGGCAGGAGCCAGAGCCTGCACTGGGCCCTGGGGCCGCAGCTCTTCACGCGCGAGCTGAAGCAGGCTTTCCGCTTCATGGAGGGCGCGCCGGAGAAGCTGCCCGAGGCGCCGGAGAAGGGTGTGGACCTGTCCTTCCAGGTGAAGACGGACGTGCCGGAGGGCACGCTGGCGCTGGTGGGCGGGCGGGTCATCACCATGAAGGGTGACGAAGTGATTGAGCAGGGCGTGGTGGTGGTGCGGGGCAACCGCATCGTCGCGGTGGGGCCGGTGGGGAAGGTGCAGGTGCCGGCGGGGGCGAAGGTGGTGGACGTGAAGGGGAAGACGCTGATGCCGGGGCTCATCGACGTGCACTGGCACGGGTCCATGGGGGTGGACGGGCTGATGCCGGAGCAGAGCTGGGTGCATGCGGCGTCGCTGGCGTTCGGGGTGACGACGCTGCACGACCCGTCGAACTCGTCGGCGCACATCTTCGCGGCGAGCGAGCTGGGCAAGGCGGGCGGGCTGCTGGCGCCGCGCATCTTCTCGACGGGGACGATTCTGTACGGCGCGGCGGGGGCGGGCTACCGCACGCCGATTGAGACGCTGGACGATGCGCGCTCGCACCTGCGGCGGATGAAGGCGCTGGGGGCGTTCAGCGTGAAGAGCTACAACCAGCCGCGCAGAGACCAGCGGCAGAAGGTGCTCCAGGCGGCGCGCGAGCTGGACATGCTGGTGGTGCCAGAGGGCGGGTCGCTCCTGCAGCACAACCTGACGATGGTGGTGGATGGGCACACGGGGGTGGAGCACTCGATTCCGGTGGCGCGCATCTACGCGGACGTGCGGCAGCTCTGGTCGAAGAGCGGCACGGGCTACACGCCGACGCTGGGCGTGGCGTACGGCGGGTTGATGGGTGAGAACTACTGGTACCAGAAGACGAAGGTCTGGGAGGACGAGCGGCTGTTGTCCTTCGTGCCCCGGCGGGTGGTGGATGCGCGGAGCCGGCGTCCGCCGCAGTCGGCGCCGGACGACGAGTTCAACCACATCGACGTGGCGCGGGTGGCGCGCGAGCTGAACGACGCGGGCGTGAGCGTGCAGCTGGGCGCGCACGGCCAGCGTGAGGGCCTGGCGGCGCACTGGGAGCTGTGGATGTTCGGCCAGGGCGGGATGAAGCCGCTGCAGGCGCTGCGGGCAGGGACGCTGAGTGGAGCGCGCTACCTGGGCCTGGACGGGGAGGTGGGCTCGATGGAGGAGGGGAAGCTGGCGGACCTCATCGTGTTGGACAGGAACCCGCTGGAGGACCTGAAGAACAGCCGCACGGTGCGCTACACGATGGTGAACGGGCGGCTGTACGACGCGGCCACGCTGAACGAGGTGGGGACGCGGCAGCGCCAGCGCGCGAAGTTCTTCTTCGAGAAGGACGGCAACGAGGGCTGGAGCCCGAAGGCCACGGCGAACTCGCACACGCACAGCTGCGACTGA
- a CDS encoding PaaI family thioesterase, with protein MSDFNLPEDKAGRLARCSVFYTDVVPHNHALGLKLVDIGPAEATVELPYADFLVGNPETGVLAGGAVTTLIDASCGSAVFLKLGRFAPLVTLDLRIDYLRPAQPGNTLTCVAECYRMTRQVAFVRALVHQGDTANPVASAQGTFMKLEE; from the coding sequence ATGTCGGACTTCAATCTCCCCGAGGACAAGGCCGGGCGGCTGGCGCGGTGCTCCGTGTTCTACACGGACGTCGTGCCGCACAACCATGCGCTCGGCCTGAAGCTGGTGGACATCGGTCCCGCTGAAGCCACGGTCGAGCTGCCCTATGCCGACTTCCTCGTCGGCAACCCGGAGACGGGCGTGCTCGCTGGCGGCGCGGTGACGACGCTCATCGACGCGTCCTGCGGCTCCGCCGTGTTCCTCAAGCTGGGCCGCTTCGCTCCGCTCGTCACGTTGGACCTGCGCATCGACTACCTGCGCCCCGCCCAGCCCGGCAACACGCTCACCTGCGTGGCCGAGTGCTACCGGATGACGCGCCAGGTGGCGTTCGTGCGCGCGCTCGTGCACCAGGGCGACACCGCCAACCCGGTGGCCTCCGCGCAGGGCACCTTCATGAAGCTGGAGGAGTGA
- a CDS encoding PaaI family thioesterase: MSDTNLASSPLASLVREVRKTREYRKLTDAIPYTRYMGIGVENLAGEMLCRMAYAPKLIGNSLLPALHGGTLGALLESAAVFELLLQTDTGRVPKVISLTVDFLRSGKAQDTFAKALITRQGRRVANVRVEAWQDDRTRPIASAHALFLLAEP; this comes from the coding sequence ATGAGCGACACGAACCTCGCCTCCTCCCCGCTCGCCAGCCTCGTGCGCGAGGTGCGCAAGACGCGCGAGTACCGCAAGCTCACCGACGCGATTCCGTACACGCGCTACATGGGCATCGGCGTGGAGAACCTCGCCGGAGAGATGCTCTGCCGCATGGCCTATGCGCCGAAGCTCATCGGCAACAGCCTGCTGCCCGCGCTCCATGGCGGCACCCTGGGCGCGCTGCTCGAGTCCGCCGCCGTCTTCGAGCTGCTCCTCCAGACGGACACCGGGCGCGTGCCCAAGGTCATCTCGCTCACCGTGGACTTCCTGCGCTCGGGCAAGGCCCAGGACACCTTCGCCAAGGCGCTCATCACCCGCCAGGGCCGCCGCGTCGCCAACGTGCGCGTGGAAGCGTGGCAGGATGACCGCACCCGCCCCATCGCCAGCGCCCACGCGCTGTTCCTCCTCGCCGAACCCTGA
- a CDS encoding trypsin-like serine protease codes for MGSAFASRPVRHRSRGGRTLQHTLLTFAAVLLMPGVTKADAPDAGATPAGTVWVKVLVDVSGSMGLGVPDGGTRFDVIRQELRDLGKRLDAAASQHRSPPCQLQVEVEAFHADPKVVDAGTLEACLPSPEQVASGSSGFISQRYEWRPLPEAALAAGLKSQGPLTDTPLSSAYQAAAQQLARKGRSGDARILLLATDGVPSCRRKGPECASGWCEFAQEQLRDEFREQWRSGAGRNVCSVAVPPQRLGGLQHSVFPLKGVSPACAPYARQADVGLNGDGSVTAEQLSRLLEAAAEHACKEPPKPQPAVEVPPCPPEPAFAEVVAVGRAGRSLCSGVLLTPRAVLTARHCVPATEVVSGDSVMRPATRQAVSRTFLPSDRRVDAAVLQLAGPIDAEIRPWKPAKAPAAQAGGVHVGFGASTPSGRFGFGDKHVTLLSLVDSGCSAEQALRHGCNPSFEWALMGSPGYDTCSGDSGGGLYEAVFDGRRCKDAQGKERLVHDWRLLGITSRSLSGTMSVCGAGGIYTRLDALTPWLERVLTESRL; via the coding sequence ATGGGCTCTGCCTTTGCGTCGAGGCCCGTACGCCATCGCAGCCGGGGTGGGCGCACGCTCCAGCACACGCTGCTGACCTTCGCCGCCGTGCTGCTCATGCCCGGCGTCACAAAGGCGGACGCGCCGGACGCCGGCGCCACTCCAGCCGGGACTGTCTGGGTGAAGGTCCTGGTCGACGTCTCGGGCAGCATGGGGCTCGGGGTTCCGGATGGAGGGACCCGCTTCGACGTCATCCGGCAGGAGCTCCGGGACCTCGGGAAACGACTGGACGCCGCAGCCTCCCAACACCGTTCCCCGCCGTGCCAGCTCCAGGTCGAGGTCGAAGCCTTCCACGCCGACCCGAAGGTCGTCGACGCCGGCACGCTTGAGGCGTGCCTTCCCTCTCCGGAGCAGGTTGCTTCCGGCAGCTCGGGATTCATCTCACAGCGCTACGAATGGCGCCCTCTACCGGAGGCGGCGCTTGCCGCCGGGCTCAAGTCCCAAGGCCCGTTGACCGATACGCCCCTGAGCAGCGCGTATCAGGCGGCCGCGCAGCAGTTGGCCCGTAAAGGACGCTCCGGGGACGCGCGCATCCTGCTGCTCGCAACGGATGGCGTCCCCAGCTGCCGGCGCAAGGGCCCGGAGTGCGCGTCGGGCTGGTGTGAGTTCGCGCAGGAGCAGCTCCGGGACGAGTTCCGGGAGCAATGGCGCTCGGGCGCCGGGCGAAACGTCTGCTCGGTCGCGGTGCCCCCCCAGCGGCTGGGAGGACTCCAGCACTCCGTGTTCCCCCTGAAGGGCGTGTCGCCGGCATGTGCGCCGTATGCCCGGCAGGCTGACGTGGGCCTGAACGGAGATGGCAGCGTCACGGCCGAGCAGTTGAGCCGCTTGCTGGAGGCAGCGGCCGAGCACGCATGCAAGGAGCCGCCGAAGCCGCAGCCGGCAGTCGAGGTCCCGCCGTGCCCACCAGAGCCTGCCTTTGCCGAGGTGGTCGCGGTGGGACGCGCTGGAAGAAGCCTGTGCTCGGGAGTGCTCCTGACGCCCAGAGCGGTGCTGACGGCCCGGCACTGCGTACCCGCGACCGAGGTCGTCTCTGGAGACTCCGTCATGCGGCCGGCGACTCGCCAGGCCGTGAGCCGCACCTTCCTGCCGTCAGACCGGCGCGTCGACGCGGCAGTGCTCCAGCTCGCGGGTCCCATCGACGCCGAGATTCGCCCCTGGAAGCCAGCGAAGGCCCCCGCCGCCCAGGCTGGCGGAGTGCACGTGGGCTTCGGTGCGTCGACGCCCTCGGGCCGGTTCGGCTTCGGAGACAAGCACGTCACGCTCCTGAGCCTCGTCGACTCAGGGTGCAGTGCCGAGCAGGCGCTTCGCCATGGCTGCAACCCGTCCTTCGAGTGGGCGCTGATGGGCAGCCCTGGCTACGACACGTGCAGCGGGGACAGCGGGGGCGGACTCTACGAGGCCGTCTTCGACGGGAGACGGTGCAAGGACGCCCAGGGGAAAGAGCGGCTCGTCCATGACTGGCGATTGCTGGGCATCACCTCGCGCTCCCTGTCCGGGACGATGTCGGTCTGCGGCGCGGGGGGCATCTACACACGCCTGGATGCGCTCACCCCGTGGCTGGAGCGGGTCCTGACGGAGTCCAGGCTTTAA
- a CDS encoding DUF4142 domain-containing protein translates to MKRWMGWMLMGSLAVGGAAVAQEDSKQEEPSEAQQGTQNGTDDTQGMFRMGEAEAIDQGESVKDTTGGVQQQGTGGSGQPQAAQPDAEGAKRMQQGLLPIDTDEKAFLEMQHHVNQMEIKLGQLAQEKGVSKGVKDYGARLVKDHEAADLKVTTYATKKNLQLAQPQPDTDFEKVMKNANEAALTKLQSLQGPAFDRAFLAHMVGQHDADIATVMAGQQQFATNTELKGLLDSALPTLKQHRQQAHRLLGQEAPRQARSAPQNR, encoded by the coding sequence ATGAAGCGATGGATGGGTTGGATGCTGATGGGCTCACTCGCGGTCGGCGGCGCGGCCGTCGCGCAGGAGGACTCGAAGCAGGAGGAGCCCTCCGAGGCGCAGCAGGGCACCCAGAACGGGACGGATGACACGCAGGGCATGTTCCGCATGGGCGAGGCGGAGGCCATCGACCAGGGCGAGAGCGTGAAGGACACCACCGGCGGTGTGCAGCAGCAGGGCACCGGCGGCTCCGGCCAGCCCCAGGCCGCTCAGCCCGACGCCGAGGGCGCGAAGCGGATGCAGCAGGGCCTGCTGCCCATCGACACCGACGAGAAGGCCTTCCTCGAGATGCAGCACCACGTGAACCAGATGGAAATCAAGCTGGGCCAGCTCGCCCAGGAGAAGGGCGTCTCGAAGGGCGTGAAGGACTACGGCGCGCGGCTGGTGAAGGACCACGAGGCCGCGGACCTCAAGGTCACCACCTATGCGACGAAGAAGAACCTCCAGCTCGCCCAGCCCCAGCCGGACACCGACTTCGAGAAGGTGATGAAGAACGCCAACGAAGCCGCCCTCACGAAGCTCCAGTCGCTCCAGGGCCCCGCGTTCGACCGCGCCTTCCTGGCCCACATGGTCGGCCAACATGACGCCGACATCGCCACGGTGATGGCGGGCCAGCAGCAGTTCGCCACCAACACCGAGCTGAAGGGCCTGCTCGACTCGGCCCTGCCCACGCTGAAGCAGCACCGCCAGCAGGCGCACAGGCTGCTGGGCCAGGAGGCTCCGCGCCAGGCGCGCTCGGCGCCCCAGAACCGCTGA
- a CDS encoding protein kinase domain-containing protein, whose amino-acid sequence MRPVHRRDPTACPDENVLASFAVGALLATRVPPVEEHLDSCADCRALVAAVAAGASRPGPLGTEPSTWLATGASAGAPAGAEAGSEPLLPEGTRLGPYVLRQLLGSGGMGMVYAAEDPRLGRRVALKLLRQVRKGAEAEARARLLREAQAMARLSHPNVMPIFELGTADGRDYLAMELVRGATLSGWLRARERPWREVLDLFLAAGAGLAAAHRTGLVHRDFKPANVLVGEDGRARVTDFGLAMWEHPERATRALPEGTEAPGLTRAGAVPGTPAYMSPEQRAGQPVDARSDQYSFCVALHEALHGERPALPEAAGLSRERTPRGGKRLPAHLEAALARGLAPAPEDRFPSMEALLAELSRPAPSRARPVGLRLAIALVLLVLGLGLFFWRLVPAEIADPSGNQFLTLRVGEVRKLRLPDLERLAVGEPDIVELKALPDGIQMRGLSAGATHVMGWTRSGENHFYTVSVTPQ is encoded by the coding sequence ATGCGACCGGTGCACCGCCGCGACCCGACAGCCTGTCCCGACGAGAACGTGCTCGCGAGCTTCGCCGTGGGGGCGCTGCTCGCGACGCGGGTGCCGCCGGTGGAGGAGCACCTCGACAGCTGCGCGGACTGCCGGGCGCTGGTGGCGGCGGTGGCGGCCGGGGCTTCGCGGCCGGGCCCGCTCGGCACGGAGCCGTCCACGTGGCTGGCCACCGGAGCGTCGGCGGGAGCGCCTGCGGGAGCGGAGGCCGGAAGCGAGCCCCTGCTCCCCGAAGGCACGCGGCTGGGGCCCTACGTCCTCCGCCAGCTGCTGGGCTCGGGCGGCATGGGCATGGTGTACGCGGCGGAGGACCCGAGGCTGGGGCGGCGGGTGGCGCTCAAGCTGCTGCGGCAGGTCAGGAAGGGCGCGGAGGCGGAAGCCCGCGCGCGGCTGCTGCGAGAGGCGCAGGCGATGGCGCGCCTGTCCCATCCCAACGTGATGCCCATCTTCGAGCTGGGCACGGCGGACGGGCGGGACTACCTGGCCATGGAGCTGGTGCGGGGCGCGACGCTCTCCGGCTGGCTGCGAGCGCGCGAGCGTCCCTGGCGCGAGGTGCTGGACCTGTTCCTCGCGGCGGGAGCAGGGCTGGCGGCGGCGCACCGGACGGGGCTGGTGCACCGCGACTTCAAGCCCGCCAACGTGCTGGTCGGCGAGGATGGCCGGGCGCGAGTCACGGACTTCGGCCTCGCCATGTGGGAGCACCCGGAGCGGGCCACGCGGGCACTGCCGGAGGGCACGGAGGCGCCCGGCCTCACCCGGGCGGGAGCGGTGCCGGGAACGCCCGCGTACATGTCTCCCGAGCAGCGCGCGGGCCAGCCGGTGGACGCGCGCAGCGACCAGTACAGCTTCTGCGTCGCGCTCCACGAAGCGCTCCACGGCGAGCGCCCGGCTCTACCGGAGGCCGCGGGGCTCTCCCGGGAGCGCACCCCGCGCGGAGGGAAGCGGCTGCCCGCGCACCTGGAAGCAGCGCTGGCCCGGGGGCTGGCGCCGGCTCCGGAGGACCGCTTCCCCTCCATGGAGGCGCTGCTCGCGGAGCTCTCCCGCCCGGCGCCATCACGCGCCCGGCCCGTGGGGCTCCGGCTGGCCATTGCCCTGGTCCTGCTGGTCCTGGGGTTGGGCCTCTTCTTCTGGAGGCTGGTGCCGGCGGAAATCGCGGACCCTTCGGGCAATCAGTTCCTCACGCTGCGGGTGGGTGAGGTGCGCAAGCTGCGCCTTCCCGACCTCGAGCGACTGGCCGTGGGCGAGCCGGACATCGTGGAGCTCAAGGCGCTGCCGGATGGGATTCAGATGAGGGGGCTCAGCGCCGGGGCCACCCATGTGATGGGGTGGACCCGGAGCGGAGAGAATCACTTCTACACCGTGTCCGTGACGCCGCAGTGA
- a CDS encoding pilus assembly protein N-terminal domain-containing protein, which produces MRHGIGITLFTLAVAGTALARSSEKDNAPKTESAHEEVVALKKGGAHTLRIKGVTRVALGDPEIAKVELTGDDTLRVTALTSGETTLILWSGPKQDMTVYRIVVKG; this is translated from the coding sequence ATGCGGCATGGCATCGGCATCACCCTGTTCACGCTGGCGGTCGCGGGCACGGCACTGGCGCGCTCGTCCGAGAAGGACAACGCTCCGAAGACGGAGTCGGCTCACGAAGAGGTGGTGGCCCTGAAGAAGGGCGGCGCGCACACGCTGCGCATCAAGGGAGTCACGCGAGTCGCGCTGGGAGACCCCGAGATTGCCAAGGTCGAGCTGACGGGGGACGACACCCTGCGAGTCACCGCCCTCACGTCGGGTGAGACGACGCTGATTCTGTGGAGTGGGCCGAAGCAGGACATGACCGTGTACCGCATCGTCGTGAAGGGCTGA
- a CDS encoding sigma-70 family RNA polymerase sigma factor: protein MRTQRSRSHLFVQHLRPEARVPPDVSALEAVLASLYDAGRQAWPEVPLEEEAFLRHLAERLLPGDDVAGGLAAMHAADLYLACACARGEPAAHAALERHVLPRAAESVARVRGADAAEVLQLLRERLLVAEGGRPPRVADYEGGGPLVAWLRAAAVRTALNLQRAEGRRARAEEDAEAGPLMEAAGPEADLELDYLRRHHREDFQAALTEALAALPTRERTLLRLHLVEGLSLERIGAMYQTHKSTVSRQVAKAREALLAGARQRLAERLRLSSGELHSLMRAVQGELDLSLPSLLREPG from the coding sequence ATGCGAACGCAGCGGAGCCGGTCCCACCTCTTCGTCCAGCACCTGCGCCCCGAGGCCCGCGTCCCCCCGGACGTGAGCGCGTTGGAGGCCGTCCTGGCGTCGCTGTACGACGCAGGGCGACAGGCGTGGCCGGAGGTGCCCCTGGAGGAGGAGGCCTTCCTGCGCCACCTCGCCGAGCGGCTGCTACCCGGAGACGACGTGGCCGGGGGGCTCGCCGCGATGCACGCCGCGGACCTGTACCTGGCCTGTGCCTGCGCGCGAGGCGAGCCCGCCGCACACGCCGCGCTGGAGCGCCACGTCCTGCCACGGGCGGCGGAGTCGGTGGCGCGGGTGCGGGGCGCGGACGCGGCCGAGGTGCTCCAGCTCCTGCGCGAGCGGCTCCTGGTCGCGGAGGGAGGCCGCCCGCCCAGGGTGGCCGACTACGAGGGCGGAGGCCCCCTGGTGGCCTGGCTGCGCGCGGCGGCGGTGCGCACGGCCCTCAACCTCCAGCGCGCGGAGGGGCGCCGGGCCCGGGCGGAGGAGGACGCGGAGGCGGGGCCGCTCATGGAGGCGGCGGGCCCGGAAGCGGACCTGGAGCTGGACTACCTGCGCCGGCACCACCGCGAGGACTTCCAGGCGGCGCTCACCGAGGCGCTGGCGGCCCTGCCCACCCGTGAGCGCACGCTGCTGCGCCTGCACCTGGTGGAGGGGCTGAGCCTGGAGCGCATCGGCGCCATGTACCAGACGCACAAGTCCACCGTGTCGCGCCAGGTGGCGAAGGCACGGGAGGCGCTGCTGGCCGGGGCGCGGCAGCGGCTGGCGGAGCGGCTCCGGCTGTCCTCCGGCGAGCTGCACAGCCTGATGCGCGCGGTGCAGGGCGAGCTGGACCTGAGCCTGCCCTCGCTGCTGCGCGAGCCCGGGTAG